The following are encoded in a window of Candidatus Polarisedimenticolia bacterium genomic DNA:
- a CDS encoding sigma 54-interacting transcriptional regulator: MKDKLAQIIGSEARLEALRQTSLLDSPPEEAFDRLTRLATAVLRVPAALVSLVDGDRQFFKSQSGLAEPLASSRQTPLTHSFCKHVVGSQEPLVVTDARQEPVLAGYAPFSPLEVIAYAGIPLVTSEGHALGTFCVVDSRPRKWTEEEISILRILATSTMSQIELQRLANELRGLTEKLQGLVDARTSELRASEERRRVLLDVNNAIVTCLDRDSLFAATAAALRPVFSYDRAALVLLDPAKNVFRVLGVAGAVPSPPIIPVGTEWPRQGSRSGWILDHGEPMLTVDLREAPAFFEHGPLLQEGILSAVSVPMAIKGKIIGTLNVGSRHLGRYGEGDASLLSAIAEQVALAIENLLAYEEIAALKAQLEEENLYLQEEVRSEAAFGDVVGESAAILRILGNVRKVAGTDSTVLVMGETGTGKELVVRAIHGLSRRKDKILVKVNCAALPAGVIESELFGHEKGAFTGALMRKIGRFELANGGTLFLDEIGDLPLELQAKLLRVLQDGEFERVGGTHPLKVDVRLITATNRDLERAVSEERFRADLYYRLNVFPIVIPPLRERLEDVPRLARHFAMHYAAKMGKHVGPMSQEALARLSSYAWPGNVRELQNVIERAVILSSATRFELGDLIAPAAGGGAKHPARTLEEVEREHIAAVLAQTGWRVSGERGAAKILGLKRTTLEARMRKLGIQRRS, from the coding sequence TTGAAAGACAAGCTCGCCCAGATCATCGGAAGTGAGGCGCGCCTCGAGGCTCTGCGGCAGACCTCGCTCCTCGATTCCCCGCCGGAGGAGGCGTTCGACCGGCTGACGCGGCTGGCGACGGCGGTGCTGCGCGTTCCGGCGGCGCTCGTTTCGCTCGTGGACGGGGATCGTCAGTTCTTCAAGAGTCAGAGCGGCCTGGCCGAGCCTCTGGCTTCGTCGCGCCAGACTCCTCTGACGCACTCTTTCTGCAAGCATGTCGTGGGCTCGCAAGAGCCCCTGGTCGTCACCGACGCCCGCCAGGAACCGGTGCTCGCCGGCTACGCGCCCTTCTCTCCCCTGGAGGTGATCGCCTATGCGGGCATTCCGCTGGTCACGTCGGAAGGCCACGCCCTGGGGACCTTCTGTGTCGTGGACAGCCGGCCGCGCAAGTGGACCGAGGAGGAGATCTCGATCCTCCGGATCCTCGCCACGTCCACGATGTCGCAGATCGAGCTGCAGCGCCTGGCGAACGAGCTGCGGGGCCTGACCGAGAAACTGCAGGGGCTCGTCGACGCCCGGACGTCGGAGTTGCGCGCCTCCGAGGAGCGCCGGCGCGTTCTCCTCGACGTCAACAACGCCATCGTCACCTGTCTCGACCGTGACTCCCTCTTCGCGGCGACGGCGGCCGCCCTGCGTCCCGTCTTCTCCTACGACCGGGCCGCGCTGGTTCTCCTCGATCCCGCCAAGAACGTTTTTCGCGTGCTGGGAGTCGCCGGGGCGGTGCCGTCACCTCCCATCATCCCGGTCGGCACCGAGTGGCCCCGGCAGGGAAGCCGCTCCGGCTGGATTCTCGATCACGGCGAGCCGATGCTGACGGTCGACCTGCGGGAGGCGCCCGCTTTCTTCGAGCACGGCCCCCTGCTGCAGGAGGGAATCCTCTCCGCCGTTTCCGTGCCCATGGCGATCAAGGGAAAGATCATCGGCACGCTGAACGTCGGCAGCCGCCATCTGGGCCGGTACGGCGAAGGGGACGCCTCGCTGCTCTCGGCGATCGCCGAGCAGGTGGCGCTGGCGATCGAGAACCTGCTCGCCTACGAGGAGATCGCGGCGCTCAAGGCGCAGCTGGAAGAGGAGAACCTCTACCTTCAGGAGGAGGTGCGGTCGGAGGCCGCCTTCGGCGACGTGGTGGGTGAGTCTGCGGCCATCCTGCGGATCCTCGGCAACGTGCGCAAAGTCGCCGGAACCGACTCGACCGTGCTGGTCATGGGGGAGACGGGAACCGGCAAGGAGCTGGTGGTCCGGGCCATTCACGGCTTGAGCCGGCGGAAGGACAAGATCCTGGTCAAGGTGAACTGCGCGGCGCTGCCGGCCGGAGTGATCGAAAGCGAGCTTTTCGGGCACGAAAAGGGGGCGTTCACCGGTGCGCTCATGCGGAAGATCGGCCGCTTCGAGCTGGCCAATGGCGGCACCCTCTTCCTCGACGAGATCGGTGATCTTCCGCTGGAGCTGCAGGCAAAGCTCCTGCGCGTCCTGCAGGACGGAGAGTTCGAAAGGGTGGGCGGGACGCACCCCTTGAAGGTCGACGTGCGGCTGATCACCGCCACCAATCGCGATCTCGAGCGGGCGGTGAGCGAGGAGCGCTTCCGGGCGGATCTCTACTACCGTCTCAACGTCTTTCCGATCGTCATCCCCCCCTTGCGGGAGCGGCTGGAGGACGTCCCGCGCCTGGCGCGGCACTTTGCCATGCACTATGCGGCGAAGATGGGGAAGCACGTCGGGCCGATGAGCCAGGAGGCGCTCGCCCGGCTGTCCTCCTATGCGTGGCCCGGCAACGTCCGCGAGCTGCAGAACGTCATCGAGCGGGCGGTCATCCTTTCCTCCGCGACCCGGTTCGAGCTCGGGGATCTGATCGCGCCCGCCGCGGGCGGCGGCGCGAAGCACCCGGCCCGGACCCTCGAAGAAGTCGAGCGCGAGCACATCGCCGCGGTCCTTGCGCAGACCGGCTGGCGCGTCAGCGGCGAGCGGGGCGCGGCCAAGATCTTGGGGCTGAAGCGAACGACCCTGGAAGCTCGGATGAGGAAGCTCGGCATTCAGCGCCGTTCGTGA
- a CDS encoding VOC family protein, with amino-acid sequence MRFLVNIDVDDVEKAAAFYGAALGLETGRRFGGDAIELLGGSSAIYLLRKKPGSPPFEGSALTREYGRHWTPVHLDFAVENVEEVVARAVSAGARLEGAIEDRAWGRLARMSDPFGHGFCILQFTGKGYDAIAESS; translated from the coding sequence ATGAGATTCCTGGTCAACATCGACGTCGACGACGTGGAGAAAGCCGCCGCCTTCTACGGCGCGGCGCTCGGACTGGAGACGGGCCGGCGCTTCGGCGGCGACGCGATCGAGCTGCTGGGCGGCTCGTCGGCGATCTACCTGCTGCGCAAGAAACCGGGCTCGCCGCCGTTCGAGGGGTCGGCTCTCACCCGCGAATATGGCCGCCATTGGACGCCCGTTCATCTCGATTTCGCGGTCGAGAACGTGGAGGAAGTCGTGGCGCGCGCCGTCTCGGCGGGCGCCCGCCTCGAAGGGGCCATCGAGGACCGGGCCTGGGGCCGGCTGGCGAGGATGTCCGATCCTTTCGGCCACGGCTTCTGCATCCTGCAGTTCACCGGGAAGGGCTATGACGCGATCGCGGAAAGCTCATGA
- a CDS encoding helicase HerA-like domain-containing protein → MNQILIGKGEGPVNLLAKYGNRHGLVAGATGTGKTVSLLVLAEGFSRLGVPVFLADVKGDVAGLAMPGATSDKIRERVARVGLQGYAPEASPVIFWDLYGRAGHPVRTTISEMGPQLLGRILELNDVQAGTLEIAFKLSDDRGLLLLDLDDLRALLNFLAESHKEISREYGLVSGQSVAAIQRALLGLEREGGEAMFAEPALELSDLLRVDLTGRGIVSILSADQLILKPRLYSSFLLWLLSELFERFPEVGDLDQPKLVFFFDEAHLLFGDAPPALRQRVEQVVRLIRSKGVGVYFCSQFPDDVPEEILGQLGNRIQHALRAYTPRDQKAVRAAAETFVPNPPLDVASVISQLGVGEALVSTLQENAVPMPVQRTLICPPRCRIGAVTEEERAAARARSPLGAKYDARINRESAYETLSRKAAAPPAGSAAERSPANQGSPAEDKLQTGGALNDLLWGTKRRQGMVETMAKQAARTVGSQVGRRLLRGILGGLLREPQQR, encoded by the coding sequence GTGAATCAGATCCTGATTGGCAAGGGGGAGGGACCGGTCAACCTGCTCGCCAAGTACGGCAATCGCCATGGGTTGGTGGCGGGGGCCACGGGAACGGGAAAGACGGTTTCGCTCCTGGTGCTGGCGGAGGGTTTCTCGCGGCTCGGAGTGCCGGTGTTCCTGGCCGACGTGAAGGGGGACGTTGCGGGCCTCGCGATGCCTGGGGCTACCAGCGACAAGATCCGCGAGCGGGTCGCCCGGGTCGGACTGCAGGGTTACGCGCCGGAAGCCAGCCCGGTGATCTTCTGGGATCTCTATGGCAGAGCCGGGCACCCGGTCCGCACCACGATCAGCGAGATGGGCCCGCAGCTGCTCGGGAGGATTCTCGAGCTGAACGACGTCCAGGCGGGCACCCTCGAGATCGCCTTCAAGCTCTCGGACGACCGCGGCCTGCTTCTTCTGGATCTCGACGATCTGCGTGCCTTGCTCAACTTCCTTGCGGAGAGCCACAAGGAGATCTCCAGGGAGTACGGGCTGGTGAGCGGCCAGTCGGTGGCGGCGATTCAACGGGCGCTGCTGGGGCTGGAGCGCGAAGGCGGAGAGGCGATGTTCGCCGAGCCGGCGCTGGAGCTGAGCGATCTCCTCCGGGTGGATCTCACCGGACGCGGGATCGTCAGCATCCTGTCGGCCGATCAGCTGATCCTGAAACCGCGCCTCTACTCCAGCTTCCTGCTATGGCTCCTGTCGGAGCTCTTCGAGAGATTCCCCGAGGTGGGCGACCTCGACCAGCCCAAGCTCGTTTTCTTCTTCGACGAAGCGCATCTGCTCTTCGGCGACGCCCCGCCCGCGCTCCGGCAGAGGGTCGAGCAGGTGGTGCGCCTCATCCGGTCCAAGGGAGTGGGAGTTTACTTCTGCTCCCAGTTCCCGGACGACGTGCCGGAGGAGATCCTCGGCCAGCTCGGGAATCGCATCCAACACGCCTTGCGCGCCTATACGCCGCGGGATCAGAAGGCGGTGCGCGCCGCGGCCGAGACGTTCGTGCCCAATCCGCCGCTCGACGTCGCCTCGGTCATCTCTCAGCTCGGCGTCGGGGAGGCCCTGGTCTCGACGCTGCAGGAGAACGCCGTCCCGATGCCGGTCCAGCGGACGCTGATCTGCCCTCCGCGGTGCCGGATCGGGGCCGTGACGGAGGAGGAGCGGGCCGCCGCGCGGGCGAGGAGCCCGCTCGGCGCGAAATACGATGCCCGGATCAACCGCGAGTCGGCCTACGAGACTCTGAGCCGCAAGGCCGCCGCTCCTCCCGCCGGGAGCGCGGCGGAGCGCTCGCCGGCGAATCAGGGATCCCCGGCCGAGGACAAGCTCCAGACCGGCGGGGCCTTGAACGACCTGCTGTGGGGAACGAAGCGCCGCCAGGGGATGGTCGAGACGATGGCGAAGCAGGCGGCGCGCACCGTCGGCAGCCAGGTCGGGCGGCGGCTCCTGCGGGGGATTCTGGGAGGACTTCTCCGAGAGCCGCAACAGCGGTAG
- a CDS encoding PAS domain S-box protein — MNQPFDAPQNLQALLASIVSASDDAIIGKTLEGIILTWNAGAERVFGYTAEEAVGKSILLIIPPERHDEERVILEKLRRGERVDHFETVRVAKGGRRLDISLTSSPIHDVSGRVIGASKIARDITLRKRAEEGLRAAERQLQIITESLSAPVARCSRDLRYVWVGKRFAEWLQRRPEEIVGRPIAEVLGPEAMARLQPYVDRVLAGEEVQFETQIDYEKIGPRWISAMYSPTFDTTGSVTGWLSVVIDIEARKVEEEVLKNADRRKDEFLATLAHELRNPLAPIRNSLEIMKLAEADSEVATKARDMIDRQVSHMERLIDDLLDISRITRNRLELRRQRVDLQAVIHQAVETSRPMAERLGHEIRVRLPAEPLFVHGDPVRLAQVFGNLLNNSCKYTKRGGRIEVSAERQGEIIAASVRDNGIGISTGMLPRIFDMFTQGDQRLDRASGGLGIGLTLVRQLVEMHNGRVDAKSDGPDQGSTFQVRLPALVEKTQEGGLDGTARDRRVAPALRILVVDDNQDSAHSLSTLLAMNGNQTRTAYDGLEAVEAAKAFQPDVLMLDIGLPKMDGFETCRRIRAQPWGKNILLVALTGWGQEEDRRRSKEAGFDAHLVKPVSHAELMELLASFGAKGRAELAGP; from the coding sequence ATGAACCAGCCATTCGATGCACCCCAGAACCTCCAGGCGCTGCTCGCCTCGATCGTCTCGGCCTCGGACGACGCCATCATCGGGAAAACGCTCGAGGGAATCATCCTGACGTGGAACGCGGGCGCCGAGCGGGTGTTCGGATACACCGCCGAAGAGGCGGTCGGGAAGTCGATCCTCCTGATCATTCCTCCGGAGCGCCATGACGAGGAGCGCGTCATCCTGGAGAAGCTGCGGCGGGGGGAGCGGGTCGATCATTTCGAGACCGTCCGTGTGGCCAAGGGCGGCCGGCGGCTCGACATCTCCCTGACCAGCTCGCCGATCCACGACGTCTCGGGACGCGTCATCGGCGCCTCCAAGATCGCCCGCGACATCACGCTGCGCAAGCGGGCGGAGGAGGGCCTGCGCGCCGCGGAGCGCCAGCTACAGATCATCACCGAATCGCTTTCGGCCCCCGTCGCCCGCTGCAGCCGCGACCTGCGGTACGTCTGGGTCGGGAAGCGCTTTGCCGAATGGCTCCAGCGCCGCCCCGAGGAAATCGTCGGCCGCCCGATCGCGGAGGTGCTCGGCCCCGAGGCGATGGCGCGGCTGCAGCCCTATGTCGATCGCGTCCTGGCCGGCGAGGAAGTCCAGTTCGAGACGCAGATCGACTACGAGAAGATTGGCCCTCGCTGGATCAGCGCGATGTATTCGCCGACGTTCGACACCACCGGATCGGTGACCGGCTGGCTTTCGGTCGTCATCGACATCGAGGCGCGCAAGGTGGAGGAAGAGGTGCTCAAGAACGCCGATCGCCGCAAGGACGAGTTCCTGGCGACGCTGGCTCACGAGCTGAGAAACCCGCTCGCGCCGATCCGGAACTCGCTGGAGATCATGAAGCTGGCCGAAGCCGATTCCGAGGTCGCGACCAAGGCCCGCGACATGATCGACCGGCAGGTCTCTCACATGGAGCGGCTGATCGACGACTTGCTCGACATCTCCCGCATCACGCGTAACCGGCTGGAGCTGCGCCGGCAGCGGGTCGACCTGCAAGCGGTCATCCATCAGGCGGTGGAAACCAGCCGGCCGATGGCCGAGCGCCTCGGTCACGAGATCCGCGTCCGCCTGCCGGCGGAGCCGCTCTTCGTGCATGGCGATCCGGTGCGCCTGGCGCAGGTCTTCGGCAACCTGCTCAACAATTCCTGCAAGTACACGAAGCGCGGCGGGCGCATCGAGGTGAGCGCCGAGAGGCAGGGAGAGATCATCGCGGCGTCGGTGCGGGATAACGGGATCGGCATTTCCACCGGGATGCTTCCCCGGATCTTCGACATGTTCACTCAGGGCGACCAGCGCCTGGACCGCGCCTCCGGCGGGCTCGGCATCGGTCTGACGCTGGTGAGGCAGCTCGTCGAGATGCACAACGGGCGGGTGGACGCGAAGAGCGACGGACCGGACCAGGGGAGCACGTTCCAGGTGCGCCTGCCGGCGCTCGTCGAGAAAACGCAGGAGGGCGGCCTGGACGGGACAGCCCGCGATCGCCGGGTGGCGCCGGCGCTGCGGATTCTCGTGGTCGACGACAACCAGGACAGCGCGCACTCCCTTTCGACGCTGTTGGCGATGAACGGCAACCAGACGCGGACGGCGTACGACGGCCTGGAGGCGGTCGAGGCGGCGAAGGCGTTCCAGCCGGACGTCTTGATGCTGGACATCGGCCTGCCGAAGATGGACGGCTTCGAGACCTGCCGCCGGATCCGCGCGCAGCCGTGGGGCAAGAACATTCTCCTCGTCGCCTTGACCGGATGGGGACAGGAGGAGGATCGGCGGCGCTCCAAGGAGGCGGGATTCGACGCGCATCTGGTCAAGCCGGTGTCGCACGCGGAGCTGATGGAGCTGCTGGCGTCCTTCGGCGCCAAGGGCCGCGCGGAGCTGGCGGGGCCGTGA
- a CDS encoding M15 family metallopeptidase — protein sequence MRKEPGARSLPAVLAAAWILFCPAAAQEPPREAGRFRRPDLVEVTALDPGIRLDLRYATSDNLTGSPLYPVARALLQRPVAKALVRAHRRLARAGLGIVVWDAYRPWSVTKRLWDAAPAEKRQPQFVADPSVGSKHNRGCAVDVTLFDRQTGREASMPSAYDEFTERARADYAGGDPESRRQRDLLRAAMAKEGFSVNDAEWWHFNHASCGKYPILNLDLERAGR from the coding sequence TTGAGAAAGGAGCCCGGGGCCCGAAGCCTGCCGGCGGTGCTGGCGGCCGCGTGGATTCTTTTCTGTCCCGCCGCCGCCCAGGAGCCGCCGCGCGAAGCGGGGCGCTTCCGCCGCCCCGACCTGGTCGAGGTGACCGCGCTCGATCCGGGGATCCGTCTCGATCTTCGATACGCCACGTCCGACAACCTCACCGGCAGCCCCCTTTACCCGGTCGCCCGCGCCCTCCTCCAGCGGCCGGTGGCGAAGGCCCTCGTCCGGGCTCATCGGCGCCTGGCGCGCGCCGGCTTGGGCATCGTGGTGTGGGACGCTTACCGCCCCTGGTCGGTCACCAAGCGGCTGTGGGACGCGGCGCCGGCCGAGAAGCGGCAGCCTCAGTTCGTGGCCGATCCGAGCGTCGGCTCGAAGCACAACCGCGGCTGCGCGGTCGATGTGACGCTCTTCGATCGCCAGACGGGAAGGGAAGCCTCGATGCCGAGCGCCTACGACGAGTTCACCGAGCGCGCCCGGGCCGATTACGCCGGCGGAGACCCCGAGTCGCGCCGGCAGCGGGACCTGCTCCGCGCGGCGATGGCGAAGGAGGGTTTCTCGGTCAACGACGCCGAATGGTGGCACTTCAACCACGCATCCTGCGGGAAATACCCGATCCTGAACCTGGATCTCGAGCGAGCCGGGCGGTGA
- a CDS encoding ABC transporter permease, whose protein sequence is MRLPEPKRRNLIVLGFYLFLFLAWQAVFEIRLVPDYLFPSPFNVGERLWELGREGMLWPSIRATLYRMAVGFSIAAAIGLAVGVLMGTSRIVNSSLKSLLLGMQTLPSAAWVPISLLVFGLSERGIYFVIIMSSIAAVAISTAEGIMHIPRIYLRAGRTLGTPAYAMPFRVILPAALPRIVTGIKLGWTLGWHGAVSAELIKSSVGLGFLLYMGRELNDASQVLGIMVVTILFGLLLDRFLFGLIDVRIRRRWGLLASS, encoded by the coding sequence TTGAGGCTTCCCGAACCGAAGCGACGGAATCTGATCGTCCTCGGCTTCTACCTGTTCCTGTTCCTGGCGTGGCAGGCGGTTTTCGAAATCAGGCTGGTGCCCGACTATCTCTTCCCTTCCCCCTTCAACGTCGGCGAGAGACTCTGGGAGCTCGGGCGGGAAGGGATGCTCTGGCCGAGCATCCGGGCCACCTTGTACCGGATGGCGGTCGGCTTCTCGATCGCCGCCGCCATCGGCCTCGCCGTCGGCGTGCTGATGGGGACGAGCCGGATCGTCAACAGCAGCCTCAAGTCGCTGCTCCTCGGGATGCAGACGCTCCCTTCGGCGGCGTGGGTGCCGATCTCGCTGCTCGTCTTCGGCCTGAGCGAGCGCGGCATCTATTTCGTCATCATCATGAGCTCGATCGCCGCGGTCGCGATCTCGACCGCCGAAGGGATCATGCACATCCCCCGGATCTACCTCCGCGCCGGGCGGACTCTCGGAACTCCCGCCTACGCCATGCCGTTTCGCGTCATCCTGCCCGCGGCCCTTCCCCGGATCGTGACCGGCATCAAGCTCGGCTGGACCCTCGGCTGGCACGGCGCCGTTTCCGCGGAGCTGATCAAGTCGAGCGTCGGGCTGGGATTCCTGCTCTACATGGGGAGGGAGCTGAACGACGCCTCGCAGGTTCTCGGCATCATGGTGGTCACGATCCTCTTCGGACTGCTTCTCGATCGCTTCCTGTTCGGGCTCATCGACGTCCGGATCCGCCGCCGCTGGGGCCTGCTCGCCTCCTCCTGA
- a CDS encoding ABC transporter ATP-binding protein — translation MPLSPDASYLPEPAAAAARAPVKLRLHQVTKTFDSEQQSVEALKPVTLEIREGEWVVLFGPSGCGKSTLLNLIAGFESPTSGEILLEGQAVTGPSNDRLMMFQEHALFPWMKVIDNVKYGLIWEPGYRYRPRLRREKAMELLRLVHLEEFARSSIHELSGGMKQRAALARALAPDPKILLIDEPFPALDALVRAKLYGELQDILVRTNKTIISVTHDPREAACLGDRVIVFTGRPGEIKAEIPVDLLRPRDINDPQVAEHAGRIAALLKEKEEEGGNA, via the coding sequence ATGCCCCTGAGCCCTGACGCCAGCTACCTCCCGGAACCCGCCGCCGCCGCGGCCCGCGCCCCGGTCAAGCTCCGCTTGCATCAGGTGACCAAGACGTTCGACAGCGAGCAGCAGTCGGTCGAAGCGCTGAAGCCGGTCACCCTGGAGATCCGGGAGGGGGAATGGGTCGTCCTGTTCGGCCCCTCCGGATGCGGGAAATCGACCCTCCTCAACCTGATCGCCGGCTTCGAGTCCCCCACGTCCGGTGAGATCCTGCTCGAAGGCCAGGCGGTGACCGGCCCCAGCAACGACCGGCTCATGATGTTCCAGGAGCACGCGCTCTTTCCCTGGATGAAGGTCATCGACAACGTGAAGTACGGCTTGATCTGGGAGCCGGGATACCGCTATCGGCCGCGCCTGCGGCGCGAGAAGGCGATGGAGCTCCTCCGTCTCGTCCACCTGGAGGAGTTCGCCAGATCGTCGATCCACGAGCTTTCCGGAGGGATGAAACAACGGGCCGCGCTGGCGCGGGCCCTGGCGCCCGATCCGAAAATCCTGCTGATCGACGAGCCCTTTCCCGCCCTCGATGCGCTCGTCCGCGCGAAGCTCTACGGCGAGCTGCAGGACATCCTGGTCCGCACCAACAAGACGATCATCTCGGTGACGCACGATCCGCGGGAGGCGGCCTGCCTCGGCGATCGGGTCATCGTCTTCACCGGACGTCCGGGAGAGATCAAGGCCGAGATTCCCGTGGACCTGCTGCGGCCGCGCGACATCAACGATCCACAGGTCGCCGAGCACGCCGGAAGGATCGCGGCCTTGCTGAAGGAAAAGGAAGAGGAAGGAGGGAACGCTTGA
- a CDS encoding FAD-binding oxidoreductase produces the protein MKIATRIRRFQDGLRGEVLLPRSEAYENARRIWNAMIDRRPALIVRCADVWDVVDAVNFARDTGLPLAVRGGGHNIAGNAMCDDGLVIDLSAMKAATVDARERRVTIEGGATLADLDAATQALGLATPVGINSTTGVAGLTLGGGFGWLSRKYGMTIDNLDSAEVVTASGEVVRASAVEHPDLFWALRGGGGNFGVVTRFKFRLHPVGPGVLSGLIVYPISAAKSVLQQYGEFIAKAQEDLSVWALLRQAPPLPFLPETVHGKGILALALLCACDPAHAERLVAPLRKFGTPVGEHLGVQSYVDWQRTFDPLLAAGARNYWKSHNFTTLDEGLFDVAIEAIGRPPSPQCEIFLAALGGATTRPDPDSAAYPHRDARFVMNVHGRWEDSADDARCIEWARDFSNAAAPFASGGVYVNFLTADEGERVRAAYGTNYDRLAGVKRQYDPHNLFRMNQNIKPAPERDLGLTVA, from the coding sequence ATGAAGATTGCGACGAGGATCCGGAGGTTCCAGGACGGTTTGAGGGGAGAAGTTCTCCTCCCGAGAAGCGAGGCCTACGAAAACGCGCGCCGGATCTGGAATGCGATGATCGACCGGCGCCCGGCTCTCATCGTCCGTTGCGCCGACGTATGGGACGTGGTCGACGCGGTGAACTTCGCGCGGGACACAGGGCTGCCGCTCGCCGTCCGCGGCGGCGGGCACAACATCGCCGGGAACGCGATGTGCGACGACGGTCTCGTCATCGACCTCTCGGCGATGAAGGCCGCCACCGTCGATGCCCGGGAGCGCCGCGTCACGATCGAGGGGGGCGCCACGCTCGCGGACCTCGATGCCGCCACCCAAGCCCTCGGCCTCGCCACGCCGGTCGGCATCAACTCCACCACCGGCGTCGCCGGACTCACGCTGGGAGGTGGATTCGGCTGGCTGAGCCGCAAGTACGGGATGACGATCGACAACCTGGACTCCGCCGAGGTGGTGACGGCCTCCGGCGAGGTGGTGCGCGCCAGCGCCGTCGAGCATCCAGACCTCTTCTGGGCGCTGCGCGGGGGCGGCGGGAACTTCGGTGTCGTCACGCGCTTCAAGTTCCGCCTCCACCCGGTCGGCCCCGGGGTTCTCAGCGGCCTGATCGTCTATCCGATCTCGGCGGCGAAGTCGGTGCTGCAGCAGTACGGTGAATTCATCGCGAAGGCGCAGGAGGATCTTTCCGTGTGGGCTCTTCTGCGCCAGGCGCCGCCTCTGCCGTTCCTTCCCGAAACGGTCCACGGCAAGGGGATTCTGGCGCTGGCCCTTTTGTGCGCCTGCGATCCGGCGCACGCCGAGCGGCTCGTTGCGCCGCTGCGCAAGTTCGGCACTCCCGTCGGCGAGCACCTGGGGGTCCAGTCCTACGTCGATTGGCAAAGGACCTTCGACCCGCTGCTCGCCGCCGGCGCCCGCAACTACTGGAAGTCCCACAATTTCACGACGCTCGACGAGGGTCTTTTCGACGTCGCCATCGAGGCGATCGGGAGGCCGCCCTCGCCCCAGTGCGAGATCTTCCTGGCCGCCCTCGGCGGCGCCACGACGCGTCCGGATCCCGACTCGGCCGCGTATCCTCACCGCGACGCCCGCTTCGTCATGAACGTCCACGGCCGCTGGGAAGACTCGGCCGACGATGCCCGTTGCATCGAGTGGGCGCGCGATTTCTCCAATGCCGCGGCTCCTTTCGCCAGCGGCGGGGTCTACGTGAACTTCCTCACCGCGGACGAGGGAGAGCGCGTGCGTGCCGCCTACGGAACGAACTATGATCGCCTCGCAGGGGTGAAGCGCCAGTACGACCCCCACAACCTGTTCCGCATGAACCAGAACATCAAGCCGGCGCCGGAGAGAGACCTCGGACTCACTGTCGCATGA